One Scophthalmus maximus strain ysfricsl-2021 chromosome 9, ASM2237912v1, whole genome shotgun sequence genomic region harbors:
- the pcdhb gene encoding protocadherin alpha-C2: MAFESGSFFPADERMNAWATVFVLCAVWPSALSVTRYSIAEEMERGSVVANLAADLGLEPGGLAQREVKLDIFTNKKYLDFNKKTGELFIVEKMDREYLCPAKPTSCFLKLDVVIESPLRIFNIELGITDINDNAPHFRRDRVELDVSESAAPGERFSLPNAVDPDVGINTIKTYKLSVSEHFTIEIQTGSDGTQYVDLVLTKSLDREESAAHQLILTAVDGGVPVRSGTASIIVRVQDTNDNPPRFDKQTYTINMTENSPVGTSVVKLNATDLDEGVNSEVVYSFTLYTSEKTQDVFALNPNTGEITVKGTIDYEDMTLYEMHIEARDKGTHPLLEQCKVVVHVTDMNDNYPDITIQSVKNTVGEDIPVGSVIALVGISDRDSGDNGKVSLSIHQPMPFILNRSSESPMYYNLIVSEPLDREIQPEYDITLIVTDSGNPPLSVNETVTLHLLDVNDNVPQFPQSFYTIRVMENNAPGALLSSLTAFDPDLHENQYLVYFILEREIANTSMSMLFSINPENGNLYALKTFDYEIEKEFHFHIEARDSGSPPLSSNVSVHIIIVDQNDNAPVIVSPWRAHGSVVEEKIPRSTDKGSLVAKVIALDTDSVHNSRITYQFLQVTDATLFSLDQYNGEIRTMRMFSYRDPRHQRLVVVAKDNGEPALSATVTIKLSTVETAVKAYSDMTEVPLEYDIFSDLNLYLVIGLGSVSFLLLITILVTIVLKCQKPKPSKAAPPCRNSVISERNSTIADSTLVSNDAYWYSLFLAETRKGKMVVRQPVPKGSRYIVSSLPRGTGLTDTSGSAASTLQVGIKNTHHNSHVALFC; encoded by the exons ATGGCTTTCGAATCTGGATCATTTTTTCCTGCAGACGAAAGGATGAATGCTTGGGCCACTGTCTTTGTCCTGTGTGCAGTGTGGCCCAGCGCTTTGTCCGTGACTCGGTACTCCATAgcggaggagatggagaggggctCTGTTGTGGCGAATCTCGCGGCGGATTTAGGACTCGAGCCCGGAGGTTTGGCACAACGAGAGGTAAAGCTCGACATTTTCACTAACAAAAAATATCTCGATTTTAACAAAAAGACAGGGGAGCTGTTCATCGTGGAAAAGATGGACAGGGAATACCTTTGTCCGGCCAAGCCTACGTCCTGTTTTCTAAAGCTTGATGTTGTCATAGAGAGCCCCTTGCGCATCTTTAACATTGAACTTGGAATAACGGACATAAACGACAACGCTCCACATTTTCGACGTGACAGGGTGGAGCTCGATGTCTCAGAGTCGGCGGCGCCAGGAGAGAGATTCTCCCTGCCCAATGCCGTGGATCCGGATGTTGgcataaatacaattaaaacatACAAGCTCAGTGTCAGCGAGCATTTCACCATCGAAATTCAGACGGGCAGTGATGGAACTCAGTATGTGGATTTGGTGTTGACCAAGTCTTtagacagagaggagagcgcTGCCCATCAGTTGATACTGACTGCTGTAGACGGCGGGGTCCCCGTGCGCTCGGGCACTGCCAGTATTATTGTTAGAGTCCAGGACACAAACGACAATCCCCCGCGGTTCGACAAGCAGACGTACACAATTAACATGACAGAGAACTCCCCGGTAGGAACCTCAGTGGTGAAGCTCAACGCCACAGATCTTGACGAGGGTGTGAACTCAGAGGTTGTGTACTCGTTCACCCTTTACACgtcagagaaaacacaagatgTCTTTGCGCTGAATCCGAACACGGGGGAAATTACTGTGAAGGGGACTATTGACTACGAAGATATGACATTGTATGAGATGCACATCGAGGCCAGAGACAAAGGGACGCATCCCCTTCTGGAGCAGTGTAAAGTAGTCGTCCACGTGACGGATATGAATGACAATTATCCAGACATCACCATACAGTCTGTTAAAAACACAGTGGGTGAGGACATCCCAGTAGGAAGCGTCATCGCTCTGGTCGGAATAAGTGACAGAGACAGTGGGGATAACGGAAAAGTGAGTTTATCTATACATCAGCCCATGCCCTTCATTCTGAACAGGTCATCAGAAAGCCCCATGTATTATAATCTCATAGTGTCTGAGCCTTTGGACCGTGAAATTCAACCAGAATATGACATTACGCTGATTGTGACAGATTCAGGAAACCCGCCTTTATCCGTTAATGAAACAGTAACTTTGCATCTGCTGGATGTTAATGACAATGTTCCACAGTTCCCTCAGTCATTTTATACCATACGTGTCATGGAGAATAATGCACCTGGGGCCTTGCTCAGTTCACTGACGGCCTttgaccctgacctccatgaaAACCAGTATCTGGTTTATTTCATCCTAGAGAGGGAGATAGCCAACACCTCCATGTCCATGCTGTTCTCCATCAACCCAGAGAACGGGAATCTTTACGCACTGAAAACTTTTGACTATGAGATCGAGAAGGAGTTTCATTTCCACATCGAGGCCAGAGACTCTGGCTCTCCTCCACTCAGCAGTAACGTGTCCGTCCACATCATTATCGTGGACCAGAACGACAACGCTCCGGTTATTGTGTCTCCGTGGCGCGCACACGGCTCGGTGGTGGAAGAGAAGATCCCCAGATCCACCGATAAAGGTTCTCTGGTTGCCAAGGTGATAGCTCTAGACACAGACTCGGTGCACAACTCTCGGATTACCTACCAGTTTCTACAAGTGACTGACGCCACCTTGTTCAGTCTGGACCAGTACAACGGAGAGATCCGGACTATGAGGATGTTCAGTTACAGAGATCCGCGCCACCAGAGACTGGTTGTTGTTGCCAAGGACAACGGGGAGCCTGCTCTCTCTGCTACAGTCACCATCAAGCTGTCCACAGTGGAGACTGCGGTGAAGGCCTACTCTGACATGACTGAGGTGCCTCTAGAGTACGACATCTTCTCAGACCTAAACCTGTACTTGGTGATCGGTCTGGGCTCCGTGTCATTCCTCCTGCTGATCACCATCTTGGTCACCATCGTGCTCAAGTGTCAGAAACCCAAGCCCAGCAAAGCGGCTCCTCCCTGCAGGAACAGTGTGATCAGTGAGAGGAACTCCACCATCGCAGATTCCACTCTGGTCTCCAACGATGCCTACTGGTACAGTCTGTTTCTAGCAGAGACCAGGAAAGGAAAGATGGTGGTCAGACAGCCTGTGCCAAAGGGCTCCAGATACATCGTGTCCAGTTTACCAAGAGGAACAGGACTGACAGACACTAGTGGGTCTGCGGCTTCTACTCTGCAGGtaggaataaaaaacacacatcacaattCACAT GTGGCGCTGTTCTGTTAG
- the si:ch73-233f7.1 gene encoding protocadherin beta-15: MDHRLSRGSWVPVTGLVICLLLCACVVDLVLAQIRYSIPEELEHGAFVGNIAEDLGLDVAKLSARRFRIVSGANKQYLEVNLENGILFVNEKIDREELCERSPSCFLHLQVVIENPLELYRVEVEILDVNDNSPSFPWSEFNLDITESAAPGSCFPLESAQDQDVGTNSLRSYQLSANEHFVLNIQTRNDGSKFAELVLDTPLDREQQKKHEMVLTAFDGGSPERSGTALITILVLDANDNVPVFDRSVYRASLVENAPRGTLVLKLNATDLDEGSNGEVTYAFSGHAPLKVRELFSVDPYTGEIRVKGIVDYEKASVFELYVQAKDRGPSAVAVHSKVLVDILDVNDNAPEVILTSVSTPVQEDAPPGTVIAVISVMDRDSGENGNVDCQIPNNVPFQLHSSFKNYYTLVTSEFLDRETVSEYNITLTARDLGSPSLSTRKTVLVQVSDINDNPPRFSQPSYTVYVTENNAPGASICSVTAFDPDSNQNAYLSYSILEGQIQGMPVSTYVSINSDNGNIYALRSFDYEQLRNFQILVQAQDAGFPPLASNVTVNVFVLDQNDNSPVIVSPLPKNGTVATEVVPRSVDAGYLVTKITALDADAGQNSRLSYQVLQATDPGLFSVALYTGEIRTIRRLMEKDATRQRLVILVKDNGQPPLSATVSIVLTVVDSVPESLSDFGDLTLSPQPSSNLALYLIVSLSTISLIFLVAIIVLAAVKCYKDRETISGYNLPPFACCCCGGFQPEPPPEVFKKSNLNLQISSAAKVPTNCMEVNGNGSLSQSYCYKVCLTPESAKSDFMFLKPCSPGSTPRNNEAKCAENSWNAQSRSASVNNGATTPNELKQPNTDWTLTKNQNSSIKSYNSINMDGTLMRKAMHADPENYVTSMAPGQYWTWGTHMRGMKEYKMSPSTSGVTSRPWTPRCTPPPPQQQQPSVPSHPPPHPPPDYHHNVYIPGTPSGFCTLRPAAQRSELDVHNAFSTFGKKRRLQMSPQGEAAIINNDLYND, translated from the exons ATGGATCACAGACTCTCCAGGGGCAGTTGGGTACCGGTGACCGGGCTGGTTATTTGTCTgcttctgtgtgcgtgtgtagtgGACCTGGTTCTTGCGCAAATTCGGTACTCCATTCCGGAAGAGCTGGAGCATGGAGCTTTCGTTGGCAACATCGCCGAAGACCTGGGCTTGGACGTGGCCAAGCTGTCAGCCCGTCGGTTTCGTATCGTCTCCGGCGCAAATAAGCAGTATTTAGAAGTGAACTTGGAGAATGGCATTCTCTTCGTTAACGAGAAGATAGACAGAGAGGAACTGTGCGAACGGAGCCCGAGCTGCTTTTTACACTTACAAGTGGTCATTGAAAACCCGTTAGAACTATACAGAGTGGAAGTGGAGATTTTAGACGTAAACGACAACTCTCCCAGTTTCCCGTGGAGCGAGTTTAATCTTGACATCACAGAGTCGGCTGCGCCCGGCTCCTGCTTCCCGTTAGAGAGCGCACAGGACCAGGACGTGGGCACCAACTCTCTGCGTTCCTACCAGCTAAGCGCCAACGAGCACTTCGTGCTAAATATCCAGACGCGCAACGATGGAAGCAAGTTTGCTGAGCTCGTGCTGGACACCCCACTGGACCGGgaacagcagaaaaaacatgaaatggtTCTGACAGCGTTTGATGGAGGTTCGCCGGAACGCTCTGGGACAGCATTGATAACAATTTTAGTGTTGGACGCGAACGATAACGTGCCTGTGTTCGACCGCTCAGTTTACCGGGCGAGCCTGGTGGAGAACGCACCGAGGGGGACGCTGGTGCTGAAGCTTAATGCCACAGACCTGGACGAGGGCTCCAACGGAGAGGTGACCTACGCGTTTAGCGGGCACGCACCACTCAAGGTGCGAGAACTGTTCAGCGTGGACCCGTACACGGGTGAAATCCGAGTGAAGGGCATCGTAGACTACGAGAAAGCCAGTGTATTTGAGCTTTATGTGCAGGCAAAGGACCGGGGACCCTCTGCGGTGGCAGTGCACAGCAAAGTGCTGGTTGACATCCTGGATGTGAATGACAACGCGCCCGAAGTCATCCTCACATCGGTGTCCACTCCGGTGCAGGAAGATGCGCCACCGGGCACGGTGATTGCTGTTATCAGTGTCATGGACCGGGATTCGGGAGAGAACGGGAACGTCGATTGCCAAATTCCGAACAACGTTCCCTTTCAGCTCCACTCGtcatttaaaaactattatACTCTGGTGACGAGCGAGTTTCTGGACAGGGAAACTGTGTCCGAGTACAACATCACCCTCACAGCCCGTGACCTGGGCTCTCCTTCGCTCTCCACCAGGAAAACAGTCCTCGTCCAAGTGTCTGACATTAACGACAACCCCCCGCGGTTCTCTCAACCTTCATACACAGTTTACGTGACCGAGAATAATGCCCCGGGCGCTTCCATTTGCTCTGTCACTGCATTCGACCCCGATTCTAACCAGAACGCCTATCTGTCGTATTCTATTCTCGAGGGTCAGATCCAGGGCATGCCCGTGTCCACTTATGTCTCCATCAACTCCGACAACGGCAATATCTACGCACTGCGCTCTTTTGATTATGAGCAACTTAGAAACTTTCAGATCCTGGTCCAGGCACAGGACGCTGGTTTCCCCCCTCTCGCCAGCAATGTCACAGTAAACGTCTTTGTCTTGGACCAGAACGATAATTCCCCGGTTATTGTATCACCGTTGCCCAAAAACGGCACCGTGGCCACAGAGGTGGTTCCACGGTCAGTAGACGCTGGATATCTGGTTACCAAAATAACAGCGCTGGACGCGGACGCAGGGCAAAACTCCCGGCTGTCGTATCAGGTGCTGCAGGCTACAGACCCTGGACTGTTCAGCGTGGCTCTCTACACGGGCGAAATCAGGACTATTCGCCGGTTGATGGAAAAAGATGCAACGAGGCAAAGACTGGTAATATTAGTCAAGGACAACGGGcagcctcctctctccgccACCGTCTCCATTGTCCTCACAGTGGTAGACAGCGTGCCCGAGTCACTGTCAGATTTCGGAGACCTCACTCTCAGCCCACAGCCTTCCTCAAACCTCGCCCTCTACTTGATCGTATCATTGAGCACCATATCACTAATATTCCTGGTGGCTATCATCGTGCTGGCCGCGGTGAAGTGCTATAAGGACAGGGAGACCATCAGCGGGTACAACCTGCCCCCTttcgcctgctgctgctgtggagggTTTCAGCCTGAGCCGCCCCCGGAGGTGTTCAAAAAATCAAACCTCAACCTCCAGATTTCATCCGCGGCCAAAGTGCCCACAAACTGTATGGAGGTGAATGGAAACGGCAGCCTCTCTCAGTCATATTGTTATAAAGTGTGCCTGACGCCCGAATCTGCCAAAAGTGACTTTATGTTTCTGAAGCCGTGCAGCCCTGGCAGCACACCGAGGAACAACGAGGCGAAGTGCGCAGAAAACTCGTGGAACGCACAAAGCCGTAGCGCATCTGTGAACAACGGAGCAACTACTCCCAATGAG ctgaagCAGCCAAACACAGACTGGACTCTCACAAAGAATCAGAACTCCTCCATTAAAAG TTACAACTCTATCAACATGGACGGCACCCTGATGCGTAAGGCCATGCACGCAGACCCGGAGAACTATGTCACCTCCATGGCACCTGGACAGTACTGGACCTGGGGCACTCACATGAGAGGCATGAAAG AATATAAGATGTCTCCCTCCACCAGTGGGGTCACCTCTCGCCCCTGGACTCCACGATgcacaccacctcctccccagcagcagcagccatcggTCCCCTCCCACCCTCCACCACACCCGCCACCTGACTACCACCACAACGTATACATCCCGGGGACGCCATCTGGCTTTTGCACCCTGAGGCCCGCTGCACAGCGAAGTGAGCTGGATGTCCACAACGCCTTCTCCACCTTTGGCAAGAAGCGGCGTCTTCAGATGTCCCCCCAGGGAGAGGCTGCGATTATAAATAATGACTTGTACAATGACTGA